The following are from one region of the Macaca thibetana thibetana isolate TM-01 chromosome 2, ASM2454274v1, whole genome shotgun sequence genome:
- the NR1D2 gene encoding nuclear receptor subfamily 1 group D member 2 isoform X1 has product MEVNAGGVIAYISSSSSASSPASCHSEGSENSFQSSSSSVPSSPNSSNSDTNGNPKNGDLSNIEGILKNDRIDCSMKTSKSSAPGMTKSHSGVTKFSGMVLLCKVCGDVASGFHYGVHACEGCKGFFRRSIQQNIQYKKCLKNENCSIMRMNRNRCQQCRFKKCLSVGMSRDAVRFGRIPKREKQRMLIEMQSAMKTMMNSQFSGHLQNDTLVEHHEQTALPAQDQLRPKPQLEQENIKSSSPPSSDFAKEEVIGMVTRAHKDTFMYNQEQRENSAESMQPQRGERIPKNMEQYNLNHDHCGNGLSSHFPCSESQQHLNGQFKGRNIMHYPNGHAICIANGHCMNFSNAYTQRVCDRVPIDGFSQNENKNSYLCNTGGRMHLVCPMSKSPYVDPHKSGHEIWEEFSMSFTPAVKEVVEFAKRIPGFRDLSQHDQVNLLKAGTFEVLMVRFASLFDAKERTVTFLSGKKYSVDDLHSMGAGDLLNSMFEFSEKLNALQLSDEEMSLFTAVVLVSADRSGIENVNSVEALQETLIRALRTLIMKNHPNEASIFTKLLLKLPDLRSLNNMHSEELLAFKVHP; this is encoded by the exons GAGGTGTGATTGCCTATATCAGTTCTTCCAGCTCAGCCTCAAGCCCTGCCTCTTGTCACAGTGAGGGTTCTGAGAATAGTTTCcagtcctcctcctcttctgttcCATCTTCTCCAAATAGCTCTAATTCTGATACCAATGGTAATCCCAAGAATGGTGATCTCTCCAATATTGAAGGCATCCTGAAGAATGATCGAATAGATTGTTCTATGAAAACAAGCAAATCGAGTGCACCTGGCATGACAAAAAGTCATAGTGGTGTGACAA AATTTAGTGGCATGGTTCTACTGTGTAAAGTCTGTGGGGATGTGGCGTCAGGATTCCACTATGGAGTTCATGCTTGCGAAGGCTGTAAG GGTTTCTTTCGGAGAAGTATTCAACAAAACATCCAGTACAAGAAGTGCCTGAAGAATGAAAACTGTTCTATAATGAGAATGAATAGGAACAGATGTCAGCAGTGTCGCTTTAAAAAGTGTCTGTCTGTTGGAATGTCGAGAGATG CTGTTCGGTTTGGTCGTATTCCTAAGCGTGAAAAACAGAGGATGCTAATTGAAATGCAAAGTGCGATGAAGACCATGATGAACAGCCAATTCAGTGGTCACTTGCAAAATGACACATTAGTAGAACATCATGAACAGACAGCCTTACCAGCTCAGGATCAGCTGCGACCCAAGCCCCAACTGGAacaagaaaacatcaaaagctcttctcctccctcttctgaTTTCGCAAAGGAAGAAGTGATTGGCATGGTGACCAGAGCTCACAAGGATACCTTTATGTATAATCAAGAGCAGCGAGAAAACTCAGCTGAGAGCATGCAGCCCCAGAGAGGAGAACGGATTCCCAAGAACATGGAGCAATATAATTTAAATCATGATCATTGTGGCAATGGGCTTAGCAGCCATTTTCCCTGTAGTGAGAGCCAGCAGCATCTCAATGGACAGTTTAAAGGGAGGAACATAATGCATTACCCAAATGGGCATGCCATTTGTATTGCAAATGGACATTGTATGAACTTCTCCAATGCTTATACTCAAAGAGTATGTGATAGAGTTCCGATAGATGGATTTTCTCAGAATGAGAACAAGAATAGTTACCTGTGCAACACTGGAGGGAGAATGCATCTG GTTTGTCCAATGAGTAAGTCTCCTTATGTGGATCCTCATAAATCGGGACATGAAATCTGGGAAGAATTTTCGATGAGCTTCACTCCAGCGGTGAAAGAAGTGGTGGAATTTGCAAAGCGTATTCCTGGGTTCAGAGATCTCTCTCAGCATGACCAGGTCAACCTTTTAAAGGCTGGGACTTTTGAG GTTTTAATGGTACGGTTTGCATCATTATTTGATGCAAAGGAACGTACTGTCACCTTTTTAAGTGGAAAGAAATATAGTGTGGATGATTTACACTCAATGGGAGCAGGGGATCTGCTAAACTCTATGTTTGAATTTAGTGAGAAGCTAAATGCCCTCCAACTTAGTGATGAAGAGATGAGTTTGTTTACAGCTGTTGTCCTGGTGTCTGCAG ATCGATCTGGAATAGAAAACGTCAACTCTGTGGAGGCTTTGCAGGAAACTCTCATTCGTGCACTAAGGACCTTAATAATGAAAAACCATCCAAATGAGGCctctatttttacaaaactgCTTCTAAAGTTGCCAGATCTTCGATCTTTAAACAACATGCACTCTGAGGAGCTCTTGGCCTTTAAAGTTCACCCTTAA
- the NR1D2 gene encoding nuclear receptor subfamily 1 group D member 2 isoform X2 has translation MKTSKSSAPGMTKSHSGVTKFSGMVLLCKVCGDVASGFHYGVHACEGCKGFFRRSIQQNIQYKKCLKNENCSIMRMNRNRCQQCRFKKCLSVGMSRDAVRFGRIPKREKQRMLIEMQSAMKTMMNSQFSGHLQNDTLVEHHEQTALPAQDQLRPKPQLEQENIKSSSPPSSDFAKEEVIGMVTRAHKDTFMYNQEQRENSAESMQPQRGERIPKNMEQYNLNHDHCGNGLSSHFPCSESQQHLNGQFKGRNIMHYPNGHAICIANGHCMNFSNAYTQRVCDRVPIDGFSQNENKNSYLCNTGGRMHLVCPMSKSPYVDPHKSGHEIWEEFSMSFTPAVKEVVEFAKRIPGFRDLSQHDQVNLLKAGTFEVLMVRFASLFDAKERTVTFLSGKKYSVDDLHSMGAGDLLNSMFEFSEKLNALQLSDEEMSLFTAVVLVSADRSGIENVNSVEALQETLIRALRTLIMKNHPNEASIFTKLLLKLPDLRSLNNMHSEELLAFKVHP, from the exons ATGAAAACAAGCAAATCGAGTGCACCTGGCATGACAAAAAGTCATAGTGGTGTGACAA AATTTAGTGGCATGGTTCTACTGTGTAAAGTCTGTGGGGATGTGGCGTCAGGATTCCACTATGGAGTTCATGCTTGCGAAGGCTGTAAG GGTTTCTTTCGGAGAAGTATTCAACAAAACATCCAGTACAAGAAGTGCCTGAAGAATGAAAACTGTTCTATAATGAGAATGAATAGGAACAGATGTCAGCAGTGTCGCTTTAAAAAGTGTCTGTCTGTTGGAATGTCGAGAGATG CTGTTCGGTTTGGTCGTATTCCTAAGCGTGAAAAACAGAGGATGCTAATTGAAATGCAAAGTGCGATGAAGACCATGATGAACAGCCAATTCAGTGGTCACTTGCAAAATGACACATTAGTAGAACATCATGAACAGACAGCCTTACCAGCTCAGGATCAGCTGCGACCCAAGCCCCAACTGGAacaagaaaacatcaaaagctcttctcctccctcttctgaTTTCGCAAAGGAAGAAGTGATTGGCATGGTGACCAGAGCTCACAAGGATACCTTTATGTATAATCAAGAGCAGCGAGAAAACTCAGCTGAGAGCATGCAGCCCCAGAGAGGAGAACGGATTCCCAAGAACATGGAGCAATATAATTTAAATCATGATCATTGTGGCAATGGGCTTAGCAGCCATTTTCCCTGTAGTGAGAGCCAGCAGCATCTCAATGGACAGTTTAAAGGGAGGAACATAATGCATTACCCAAATGGGCATGCCATTTGTATTGCAAATGGACATTGTATGAACTTCTCCAATGCTTATACTCAAAGAGTATGTGATAGAGTTCCGATAGATGGATTTTCTCAGAATGAGAACAAGAATAGTTACCTGTGCAACACTGGAGGGAGAATGCATCTG GTTTGTCCAATGAGTAAGTCTCCTTATGTGGATCCTCATAAATCGGGACATGAAATCTGGGAAGAATTTTCGATGAGCTTCACTCCAGCGGTGAAAGAAGTGGTGGAATTTGCAAAGCGTATTCCTGGGTTCAGAGATCTCTCTCAGCATGACCAGGTCAACCTTTTAAAGGCTGGGACTTTTGAG GTTTTAATGGTACGGTTTGCATCATTATTTGATGCAAAGGAACGTACTGTCACCTTTTTAAGTGGAAAGAAATATAGTGTGGATGATTTACACTCAATGGGAGCAGGGGATCTGCTAAACTCTATGTTTGAATTTAGTGAGAAGCTAAATGCCCTCCAACTTAGTGATGAAGAGATGAGTTTGTTTACAGCTGTTGTCCTGGTGTCTGCAG ATCGATCTGGAATAGAAAACGTCAACTCTGTGGAGGCTTTGCAGGAAACTCTCATTCGTGCACTAAGGACCTTAATAATGAAAAACCATCCAAATGAGGCctctatttttacaaaactgCTTCTAAAGTTGCCAGATCTTCGATCTTTAAACAACATGCACTCTGAGGAGCTCTTGGCCTTTAAAGTTCACCCTTAA